The window AACAACATTATTTTCAAGTGTACACCCTTAAGATTCTAGTAATCAACACGGCAGTTCATCAGGTCCATTACTATCCTTCAAAAATAAATGTTCTCGTATATCGGCTACAGCGCCGCTTCAAGAACTCTTAATCAACAGTGTTTCGGAAACATAAATACATATTTCTCTCTAGACATTTGCCATGCTTTCCTAAAAGTCCTTGGCTGCCAGTTAGGGGCTGCGTCTTCAGCAGCCTGATGGAATAATGATGCAGAGTCTGCACTGTGTCATGTCTTGTCAGCATGCTTTTCCAGAAACACATCAagtcccaccttaaataacgtGAGAAAATCCTTTTGCAGGATTGTTTCCTGTGGCCCTGTGATTAGCTGTGGATTAACAGGACCTTTATGTTTTCCTCACTGCACTCATGTCTTCAGCGTAGGTTAGCTGCCCTGTTACTAAACAAATGAATCAGTGCCTGGAACTGTGTCATGCATATTATCTTTCAGCAGGAGGCACATTGAGCTGGTCAACAATAAAGAGCAGTTCAAAGCACACCATGCAACATTTCTTGTTTCTCTTTAGGGCTCCTTGTGATTTACAGCGATGCTTGTTTATGCTTAGCAATGCAAATTTGAGTCTTACAGCGGCGTATATCACATACCAATTAAAACATATCAGTGGAAGTGGCACTTAATGATTGGTTATTTTGTTAGCCGCTCACGAGTAAATGACTGAATCTTCTGTGATGGctgcagaaagacagacagccaACTCTAAAATAAGAGCAGATTACAGATGTAGGTCAGAATGAGTGTGTTATCTCGTTTTCTTAGGTGTTCACAAACAGAATATGTTtgcaaacttttttaaaataaaaatttctgtgatATGTTTTTAGTCTTTTACCTTCCCCGTGGGTGTCCCGAGGATCAgccatgtgtttttgtttacgTGTGCTGTAAACACTCCTGTATTGTTATTGCGTATTGTGTTGTTCTGGTCTTTGGCTCCGTTAACCGTCCGTGGAGACCAAGCATTTTTCCCTGATGTATAAGATGAAAGACAGAACAAAATGCCCCTCATTTGGTCCCAGTTGGTTAAGTGTGTTCTGATCACTGCCAAGGTCTGGATGAACATGAGCCACACAAAGGACCGTGCCTTCCAACCACATAAGCTCACAATAAAAAAGGGATTTGCCTCCATTAGACGTCTTTCACATTAACCCCCAAAGGAGAGACGTGTTGGTGGTGTTGCGGAGGACATGTCAACTTTCCTTACAACTGATCCCTGAgttcaaagctttttttttttaatcctgcaATTAATTTGTGACAAACAGGCAACGCTTAAAGGGCAGTAATTGTTTTGTACCAATTTTCCTGCAATGAAAAGATAATGGCAGAGCAAAAGGCAAACATGAAGGTTAGAGGTTTTAGGTTAAACTTATAACGTTGACCTCAAGAGGTTGTAATTTCCCCTGCTGTGACCCAGTATATTGATCCGTTTTCTGCCATTTAGTTTATATGTCACCTGCCATCTGGGTAGGTTGTGCTATTGTACATCAGTGTGTAATGACACTTAAGGGGAGTATGAACGTAAGATTTTAATCGTGCTATACCTTCATTAATATTACTTCACCCTCTGATCTCGTCCTCATTGCGCACTTGCGCTGTGTTTCACGTCAAAGCCTTCCACCTCATTTTTATCCCCTGCGTACGGGATTGACCTATGTTAATTCACACCTTTTTGTGCATAAAGGCCCTTTTATCTTGCTTTGTCACAATGAAAGTTCGTTCTTCTGTTGAGTTTGTTGTTAATATATCATGATCTCACACTGATGAATAGTTCAGTATGCTCTCATTTTCAACAGTATATACAGTGACTAAGAATTTCCATGATTATTGTTCAAATCAAACCAGTTCATTATGAGGTAATACATAGTGTATCAGTGAGGGCTTTTGCATTTTCTTCTCAATATTGATATGGATTCTGCCATATTGTTATTCTGTTTTCTCCTCTCATCTTTCACCCATTTCCATTTCTCTCTCATCTTCTTGCTCtttgctccttctccttttaTATCTGTCAGCTGGCTAAGTATCATGTGTAGTTTAATGGTATGATTTGTTGTTACAGAGTCATCTGTCACTAAAGAAGCTAAATGAAATGGGAGTGAGAGTGGCACTGTCTTGTCTGTAATGAATTATGCAGGGGGGGTGGAGGGGTCAGGTGGGGGGCCTCTGTTTTGGTTACACTCCACGGCACAAACAGGGACCTCAGGTAGTACACTCATCAGTCCTGCTGTTTCTCACCATATGGAGTCAATGAACTGGGACACCCtcctacacacactcacacttacCATGCACACTCGTGTGCCTGAAGACAATCTCATAGTAATACAGTAGATAGATGGACAGACAGGTTTAAAACAGTGCCATGTTGTCATAGTGATTCTTTAATAtgactgtaattttttttaaaaactctcgTGTACATGCACATAGAGAGAGTGTTTACTATTTACGCTTGTAAAACTCTTCCTTTAACTATCAATTCCACTGTCCCCATCTTATGGCCATTGAGTGAAACTGCTGCCTCTCGGTGTTCATACTGCTAAAGGGGGGAAAACGTTCCACAACgaaattagattaaaaaaaatgtgcacgCTCAAATGTTACAACCAGAAAAATCCCTTGGTGTCCTGATTAAATAAGCCGAGCCTCGCTATCGATATTTCTACTTTTTTATGTCCTTGTGTGTTTAATTGGATGAAACTATTCATACACAAATTAATTTAGATTGTTCCCGCCTCTGTACAATTGAGATATCTGTTACACATGATGTGCTGTATAATGAATGCCTAATTTATGTAATTAGACCATTAAGCTTAATCCGAGCATATGTTGCGAATGCCCTGAGGTCTTCTTCCAGGTACTCCCTCTGATGTCACAAAGAAACATCTAGACTAGGACCGTAATTTTAGTGTtccaaaaagaaatattaacaaatatatttactgtatttgttAACGTTGGGGTTTTACCTTTACGCTGATTTTTCTCTGGTCAAAATCCACAGCCATCTCAAGGGGGGGCAGCATGTGAAGTTGGCCTCGAAGTGGTGTGAATATTGCGTTATATAGGCTAAATTTTCCGTTGAGGAGACTCTTGTGAGAGCACTCTGTCTGCTAATTAATTGTCATTCTGCTGAATATTCATACCTTATCATCAGCGCGTCCTTAATTGCACCGTAAAACATCTCTGGGGGGCTGAAATCACCACGGACTTAATTAAAAGCACAGGCCTATTGGACGGCTTGGAGAGCCGTAGTTTGCAGCAGACAACAAAACTATGCACGCTTTCCTTTACGCTGAGCGTGTGTTCAGAGGCCAGCGGATGACAAATCCATTTAAATCTACGGGCTACGATGATGATAATCTGCGTGAAGAACACTGAGCCAACTCAAAGAGAAAACTGCGGTAATTCATTGGGATTATAAACGATTGTCTTAAAATGTTTCTGCAGCTCTAGCAGCAGTGTGTTTACTCATTGATCGGTAATGGCCTAAATCATTGCCTGAAGTCTGACATGGAGCTTCTTAGCCGGCAACTGGAGTGCACCAcctggaagtaaaaaaaaaccaaaaaactatttgagacacataaaaaataataaggaaGAGTGACATTTGTTTATTGACATACTTCaaaacattttgacttttttttttttttggtcgaGCACCATGAGCCCCCCTCCCCCTAATTATTCCCTGAATagcactttttttccttctccgtAGGTCTGGGTGGCAGCATATCTCAACTCGATTCACTGTGACAATATTGTTTGGCTATCATTCGCTGCTTTAGGATGAATGGCATCGATCCTCTTTTAACAACATTTGTTTCCTATTGTGTTCGGGGGGTGCAGCGGAGGAGGGCAGACGTGTGAAAGTGGCTGTTTGATTCTCTTTTTCATCCCCATGACCTCAGCTTTTGTGTCTCGTCACCCTGGGAATGTCACGCCTCACTACTCTACTTTAAGATGTTTCAGAAAGTGCCCTTtgttttgccccccccccccccccccccctctcttttttttaagctcacaCAAAATTGTTCTTGGTATCCCCCTCCCGCTATAAAGGATACTTCAGACTGAGGCACGGTTCACAAGTGCAATGCAATTTGGCTTATCCCAACCTTTGTTCGGGTTTctacaaatgaccaaacatagTGCAGACTTGATCTACTGCTGCTTGAACTCGGGAGTTTTGGGAGCAGCTAAAAACCCCATTCAGATTCAGAGTCATGGTGGTATTTTCAGTGTGTGCATTGGACGGGGACAAAAAGCCTACCAATACCCCATAACCCTGAAGCTCAAAAAGCCACTCCGACTATGAGTGAGAGGAGTCAAAAAGAAGGGGGAAAATGCCTGTGTGGCACGGCTGGTTAACGCGAGCGTTGCGGGTTAACTTTCAATCCGCAAACCCGCAGCTGTTTTGCGgtgccaaaaaataaaaactgtcaaaGTTTATTCAAGTTGATAATGTAAAATAAGCCCGAATAGTGCGTGAAATGTAATCCATTTGCTGCACGCTCAAGCATTTGTAGTGCGATTTCTGTAGCTCGTAATAATCACATTTTACAATTTTTTGAATGAACTGCGAATTCAAACCGATTTATCTGATTTGTGGACAGACATATTAATCTGGGTGAGAACTAATAACATGGcctaacttttctttttcttcttcttctttttcttttttggaatgAGTGGCTGACTGAACAGGCTGGATGTCAGAAGATGTTTGGCATTTGGCAGTGTGTTGTCATTATCCGAGCCGCTGGAGATAGGTTGACAGGGCCACTTCCTTTTGGACAAAACCTTTTCAGCTGAACATTAATGTGAAATGACAGGTGTTAAAAGCCAGTTTgcaggaaaataataataatgaaagagAAAGGTGggagtttttccagcaaaaaaaaaaacgaaaaaaaaaaagaaagaaaaaaacgctTATTTTTTCGTGTTTATTTTTAGCTTATTGCATGCAGCACATTAAcaataattttacttttttctcactttgtttcttttttctgttctttaatCTTAATCAGCTAATTAACTGATTTACTTGTACTGACTAATCGATTGTCAAACAATCCTCATACAGCAGGGAGGATGCTCTTCTTcagcctgcttctgctttctgggTGAAAGTTGCTCGGTGTCCCCCGCAATGCGATTCTTTTCGTAATCCATCAGACTGGTGATGGGGTGCACTGTGGGTTTATGGGGGGGAAATTAGCATAAATTATGAGTAAAtctgcgtgtgcgtgtgtgtggtccCTGGCATTGCAAACCCTCCAAGCGGAAAGGTGGCCCTGGCCAAAAGCTTGAATAGCAATAGCTCAAAATAGGCTTCCCATTTGGTTTTCACATTCATATAATTGACTTATGGATATTTTATACAGTTTTGACCACACCGTCCTCAAGGGTTTATTTGCATTTCTGAAGTACTTTCGAATCTTCTTTACATAAACACAATAGACCTGATTGCCTCATGAAGTTTTAGTTTGAACAGCGCTGTTTGCATTGTGTTGATGTTTTCATATCGTCTACTTCCGTTGTTCAGCTCTGGGCGAAATTAGCTGAGAAAAACTAATAGTGGGCTCATCAACAAACTTGCTCATGGCAAATTATTTTCTATGGCGTGTGCATTTCGCAAACAATGTTAGAGTGTAATTAGGGGAGGAAAGCAAAATGCATTTTCTCAGCATTTTTGCCTATCTGTGAAATCagcttttcattcaaatccacgtgataataataataataataataataataataataataataataataataatgataaaaagacTGGTCAGCATGCTAAAACACTTTATAGTCATCCTTAAAAAATAGCTCCTTACGCACATCACTGCGCAAACAGGAATATTGTCACGTTTTTAAAACACGCATCTATTTTaggaaaaacataaatatttaaaagccTTTTATAATGACATAAATTTGCCATGTAGTTCCCTCACATAGCCTACTTGTGAGGTGCAACTGTAAAGTCCGCTGAAGAAGTATTAGCGCATACCTTCACACACTGAGTGCCATCGCAGTTCAATTCCGGTTACCGAGCCTTCTCGCCCCTTTTTCTGTCTTCAAATGGAAATGATTTCCATTGGCCCAAGGTGTCCATGTAAATAGGTGTAAATGAAACCAGATTATGCCTTCCTCCCAGCCCCCTCCTCCCATGGCAATTGTCATGTGATAGCAAAGAGGTGGCACATTAATGGAGCGCCTCTACAGGGGTCTTTTCTGTTCATGTCACTACATAAAACTATCAGATGGTTAGAGGAAGGCCATGGAGGCATACGCTTAGCTAGTCTTATCAAGGACGCCAAATGAAGTCCATTCAGCTCTGCTAGAGGGACAAGCTGATTTACTTTGGAAGAAAGACTCGCAGCAGCCGTCACTCCATAAATGTGCACCGTCCTCGACCGTGTTCGCCTGCACACTGCAGAGGCGCTCAAAGTGGCTGCTTTGCGCACGACCCAACTCCGGCTCTGCCTGCACTGAAACTTTCTGCGGCGGTTGTTTTCATGAAGAGCAGCAAGCTTTCGCCAAGGAATTAAAGGAAgctactttattattattattattgcgtTTGCTGAAAAAATACACCGAGGATGCCTCGTCCGGGGAGAAACACGTACAGCGATCAGAAGCCACCTTACTCCTACATCTCGCTCACTGCCATGGCGATCCAGAGCTGCCCGGAGAAGATGCTGCCACTCAGTGAAATTTACAAGTTCATCATGGATAGATTCCCttattacagagaaaacacCCAGCGATGGCAGAACTCTCTGCGTCACAACCTGTCATTTAACGACTGTTTCATCAAAATCCCCCGGCGCCCAGATCAACCAGGTAAGGGCAGTTTCTGGGCTCTGCACCCCAACTGTGGGGACATGTTTGAGAATGGAAGTTTTTTGAGGCGCCGCAAAAGGTTCAAAGTGTCGCCCGTGTCTGATCATTTGGCTCCCAGCAAGCAGTCGGATGCTGCCCATTACCTCCAACAGCAAGCCAAGCTGAGACTGAGCGCCCTGGCAGCCACCGGCACACACCTCCCTCAGATGTCAACTTACAACCTCGGAGTGTCTCAGTCATCAACTTTCAAACACCCCTTTGCAATTGAGAACATCATCGCCAGAGAATACAAGGTCCCGGGAAGTCTGGCGTTCTCCACCATGCAGTCCATGTCTGCCGGGTACCCGCTTCACAACCAGCTGACGACAGCCTGGCCCCACATGTACAACACCAGCGTGATTGACACGGCGGCCCCAATATCCATGGCAAGCAGCGACTACAGTGCCTATGGCGTGCCCATAAAATCCCTGTGTCACGGGGGACAGTCCTTACCGGCTATCCCGGTGCCAATCAAGCCCACCCCGACGTCCATGCCCGGTTTCTCGGCGCTACCTCCCCACATCCCCGCTTTTCTATCAAACTCTCCGCAGTCTCTGAGCCCGACGTCCCCACAGACAGCGACGAGCCAAAGCAGCCCCGCAACCCCGAGTGAGACTCTGACGAGCCCCTCCACTCTACAGTCTGTGGCTGTGCACTGACCACCTGAACTTTTTCTAGTAAACGAACTGCTGGCTGGCTCCCAGGCCCCTTTACCAAACCCAAAGTTTATATTTTCTGCTGTTGGAATCAAGGCGAGTTGCAGTTTGCATATCGATTTATTTGTGTTCGTGTTGAATGTGTCGCTTTAAATTGTGTCAAGTCCAGCACAGAATCGTACAGTATTGCTCTTGAAATCATAAATTATTTGATAGTtctatttttcagtttattttaaaatgcgAGTGTTGAAAGTGGAGCCACTGAGGGGATCCAATTGGAGggctgttggggggggggggggggggggggggtttgttttGGCAGCATCAACTCTTATTTGAAGGTGGCTTCCAAATCCCCCCGTTGCAGTTTCTCAGCTCCATTAACTGGCAAAACTTTTACACCGTTTCTGTGTGACCACTGTAATGTCAATGAAATTGCGAGGCAATgactttttgtttgctttttttataaaaagaaaaaaaaatactggaaTGATGGTTAAGGGTATACCAAATAGGAATAGGGTTTAGATTTCTTCTTACCATCcctgtaagaaaaaaagaaaaagaaaaacgaaaGCAAACCGAGTTACGAAATTCTTTTCAATATTGAAAAGTAGAATTTTGAGAAGTCCTCAAAATGCAAGATGTGAATATTGAAAATAACTGATACTAAAAATGTTGTAAAATGCACTTTTTAGTTTTATGTTTTAGATATCTATTTTCCAGAAAATGTTCTGTGaagcatttaatttaaaaggCTGTGGTGACCATGTGTATCAACTGCTGtaaatttgtactttttttttaggtaaagcatgcattttaaaatttgtgttgttgctgttgttgttgttgatgatgacgtgggtattgttgttgttttaattgtttttttattattattatttttattttttattttttgcaagcATGCGTGCTTTCGAAAAGTGTGCCAACAGTCTGCAATGAATTGGAAAAAAATGGTCATCGAAATATTTTCTCATTAAAAGTGAAGTAAACAATCAAAATGATTCTGAAGATTTTATCTAAGACGATacgaattattattattattattattattattattattattattattattattacaaatgGCAGCTTTTTGGATCGTGTAAATTTaacttttgggattttttttacatttaatctaatgtttttacatttattatattaataataataataataataataataataataataatctctaTCCAGAACTGTATGATTTTACGAATTTTATAAATGTGCGAAAGGCAGTGGAGGCTGTGGGCAGAGAAATGAATCGTGCAGCCGATTAGGATGCATGGAGCTGCGATGCCCTGGCCACAGCGCAGACAACCAGGCTCATTCATCAAGCTGAGCTAAACACAATTAGGCCCGACAATAAACATTTAGAAAAGCTGCAAACAGTGTCTAAATTAAGTGTTACATAATTTCGACTTCAGACGTCACAGAGGGTAATTAAATAAGCGCCATGTTCATTTTCCCCCCCTCGTTCctataaaaagagcatctgaACGTTTCAaccttgtgctttttttctatttcaggGGACATTATCCAACAGGTTGTGTAAATACAGACGGAGGGAGATACCTACGTAGGCTGCCAAAtacgcttttttttttaccttttgtgtgtgtgtgtttttgttttttttaaagtgttgaaAAAATAACGTGACGTTTCTGCATCCTCTATAGAAAAGCAACAGCCTATTTCGGGGCATTGAGCAAATACATTAGAATTCCGTCACTTTATACAATCCAGTAGATCAAATAAGGGGGCTCGGGCCACTTCATTCTCCCTCATTCACTTGTATTGAAAGTGCAAAGAATAGTAAACTTAGACTGGGCCACCAATGTAGATTTAGCCTTTTTTCAGCAAGACAAAAAGACTGATTTTTCACAAACACATTGCTGACTGGGGAACTAGGAAACGAGCTGCGAGACCCTTTTGGAATTTAAATCCACCCCTCCCCCACGGACTGTTTGTACAACAGTGTTAGCCCCCCACCCCTCCACCCCAActttgtgcatctgtgtgtgtgtaacattaATTCTGACTCTGGGTGATTAGATGTATTTAAACTGGAAGACCAGATTACAATTTAGAAGCAGATTAAtcagaaaataataattaggCTTGCATTAAAACCACATTAAGAAATGgaacttgttttttcttttattaattaagttaaataaaaggaaaaaactccTAAAACACCTGTTTTACACGAGTGGGGGGTAAAAACAGTACTGTTTTAAGTAGTGcaatatgtatttattatatatatatatatatttataaatgtggatttttttattatttgaatttcAGTGTCATTTGTCTTATTTGTACTGCATTGCTAAAAGGTTTATGTAATATAATAATGCAGATAAACGGCTGTAAGGAACTTTTGTGAATAAGAAGTCATTTATTGTTAATACAACCCAAATGTGAAACGCAAACACAACCAGTGtacaaacagaaatgcaatATTTTAATGTGCATTTAAATCATGAAACTCAGCCATCCTACAGCTCTGTTTCAGATTCACTGGATGGTTCAATTTAATTGTATTTGGGGGGGGGCGATATAGGTATTTGGTGGGCATACAATCAGCTCAGTTACAAATATATGAACACTACAAGCTTGAAGAAATGTGCAAATTGATTTAACCTTTCCAAGAGCCAATGGGAGCGTCTAAATCTCCTTGCTTTAAAGTAACAGGTGGGAGGTAAAGAGACACGTCTGACACTTATgacgctgtaaaaaaaaaaatcacattttttcataaaataaaatagattattttttcctttactaGCAAACACAAACCCAACGTTCCCTTCACAAAGCAAATAAATGCCAGTCTTGCTGTTTCACTCCCTTCAGCAGCACCAGTATGAACTCAGCGGTATAAACCAAGTCTGCATTGTCCTTATTCTCTCAACTATGTTCCACTTATACAAAGAAGAAGGTCATCTTAGGCAGGGGATGAAATATAGACCACATGCAAAACCCCAATGTTGtagtttaattaaaataattcattaaaGTGGAGGCCCAAGGTAATTAGCATGTATAATTTATGATTTGCTTAATGCATGCAGGCAGTGGCCTCTGCAATGAACTCAACTTAACCTCAAGCAGGGAACTGATATGGACAGGGTGCTGTTATTTACTATGTGTTTACTGTTTAGATATTTGTCACGAGGAAGCAAGTAGAAAATCCTGGCTGCTTCCAATGCACACAAACAACTTGTTTCTTCGGTGCTTATCTTGTAGATTTATGCTCAGTCATAAGAGAGGATGTCATATTTGCTGAGGGGAAAATATATTGGGATTTACTCTCACCTTTATCCGTTTTTGGGGGGGGAATATATAATAGCATTTATTCAGCTGGTCACTACTGTTGAAAATAGTTTATGCTGCCTGTTTGAGCTGACAGAATGAGGACATATATGTACAACACAAGGTAACGCTTCCTCGCTCCCACTGCAGACTGCCAGAAGTGGCTTTTAGAAGAAGCAAAATAATCACCGATAGACAAAATTTGCATTAATTATACTCAGCAAAATGTCAGTGCTTGACTTGCGTTTGGCATTTTGTAGCATGGCTAGtggctttattttattatttcttgcAACTATGtgcaatttttatttaaaaaaaaaacagtaaaacaaatattttcagATGGAGCTGTGGACCATGGTAAACAGGTTTATTTTAGTGGTAAGCAGGGCAACTTGAAGCTCTCCTGATGGGTAAAAGGGGTGCTGTGGATTAAAGAAAAATCTCTATTTTAAGACATTTACAACTGAGTCTCTTTTAAACTTGAGAGCTTGAGGCCAGTTAGGGATTTATCCCAAGTTTTAATCCCTGGGAAATAAAGAAGATAAGCTCATATGTTTAGCTTATAATAAGTACTGGAATTATATTTTACAACTTTCAAGACATACTCCTGACTTACACATTATCAGTCCAACAGTATTTGGTCAAATCCTGAGTCATAATGTGTGTGACTCCCAGGCTAAATACATTACATGGCTTTGTCACAGGGCAAAGGGCAGGTATAGCGGGCAGCTGGAGCGAGGGAGACGGGGGGAATGCAGCAACATTCAAGGCTGGCTCAGCCAAACACCCATGTGTGCATGAAATTAGAGTGTCAACATCTGATTCATGCTGCTGGGTGGTGACTGTGAAACAAATTATGTCAGCGGGTGGCAGCGGCAAAATTCCACTGAGCTGCAGCAGACGGTGGCTGTGCGGAAGTTATAGGCCATCGAGTCTGTTTTATAAACTGCGGTGAAACTTTTTTACGCCATAAAGTTTATGTGGTTCAGATCATATTTTCACTCACATCACAGAGATGGTGTTTCCAGCA is drawn from Pelmatolapia mariae isolate MD_Pm_ZW linkage group LG7, Pm_UMD_F_2, whole genome shotgun sequence and contains these coding sequences:
- the foxb1a gene encoding forkhead box protein B1a translates to MPRPGRNTYSDQKPPYSYISLTAMAIQSCPEKMLPLSEIYKFIMDRFPYYRENTQRWQNSLRHNLSFNDCFIKIPRRPDQPGKGSFWALHPNCGDMFENGSFLRRRKRFKVSPVSDHLAPSKQSDAAHYLQQQAKLRLSALAATGTHLPQMSTYNLGVSQSSTFKHPFAIENIIAREYKVPGSLAFSTMQSMSAGYPLHNQLTTAWPHMYNTSVIDTAAPISMASSDYSAYGVPIKSLCHGGQSLPAIPVPIKPTPTSMPGFSALPPHIPAFLSNSPQSLSPTSPQTATSQSSPATPSETLTSPSTLQSVAVH